In Rhodanobacter humi, the genomic stretch GCATCGGCTTGTGCTTGTCGGCCGAGGCGATGTGCTTGAGGGTGTTCTTCGTCCGCTTCGCCGCGGCGGGCCTGGCGGGCTTGAGGTGCGGCGCGAGGAAGTGGCCGGTGTGCGAGCCGGGGGTGGCGGCCACGGCTTCCGGCGTGCCGGCGACCAGGATTCGGCCGCCACCGGCGCCGCCTTCGGGGCCGAGGTCGACGAGCCAGTCGGCGGTCTTGATGACGTCGAGGTTGTGCTCGATCACCACCACGGTGTTTCCCTGGTCGACCAGCTGGTGCAGCACGTCGAGCAGCTGCTCGATGTCGTGGAAGTGCAGGCCGGTGGTGGGTTCGTCGAGGATGTACAGCGTGTTGCCGGTGTCGCGCTTGCTGAGTTCCTTGGACAGCTTCACGCGCTGCGCCTCGCCGCCGGACAGCGTGGTCGCGCTCTGGCCGAGCTTGATGTAGTCCAGGCCCACCGCGCGCAAGGTATCGAGCTTGCGCGCGATCACCGGCACGTTCTCGAACAGCTTCAGAGCGTCTTCCACCGTCATGCCGAGCACGTCGGCGATGGTGTGGCCCTTGTAATGAATTTCCAGCGTCTCGCGGTTGTAGCGCTTGCCGTGGCAGACGTCGCAGGGCACGTAGACGTCGGGCAGGAAGTGCATCTCCACCTTGATCATGCCGTCGCCCTCGCAGGCCTCGCAGCGGCCACCGCGCACGTTGAAGCTGAAGCGGCCCGGCTCGTAGCCGCGCGCGCGCGCCTCGGGCACCTGGGCGAACAGTTCGCGCAGCGGGGTGAACAGGCCGGTGTAGGTGGCGGGGTTGGAGCGCGGCGTGCGGCCGATCGGCGACTGGTCGATGTCCACCACCTTGTCGAACAGCTGCAAGCCTTCCACCGACTTGAACGGTGCAGGCTGCGTGCCGGCCCCGTTGAGTTCGGCGGCGGCGAGGCGGAACAAGGTGTCGTTGATGAGCGTCGACTTGCCCGAGCCGGACACGCCGGTGACGCAGGTGAACAGGCCGGCGGGAATCGCCAGATCCACGTTCTTGAGATTGTTGCCGCTGGCGCCGTGCAGGCGCAGCCAGTACGCGTCGTCGTTGGGCTGGCGACGCTGCTTCGGCACCTCGATGGCGCGCGCGCCGGAGAGGAACTGGCCGGTGACGGAGCGCCTGGAGGCAAGGATGTCCTTCACCGTGCCCTGCGCCACCACTTCGCCGCCATGCACGCCGGCGCCGGGGCCGATGTCGAGCACGTGGTCGGCCATGCGGATGGCGTCCTCGTCGTGTTCCACCACGATCACCGTGTTGCCGAGGTCGCGCAGCCGGGTGAGCGTGCCGAGCAGGCGCTCGTTGTCGCGCTGGTGCAGACCGATGGACGGCTCGTCCAGTACGTACATCACGCCGACCAGGCCGGCGCCGATCTGCGAGGCGAGACGGATGCGCTGCGCCTCGCCGCCGGAGAGCGAGTCGGCCTGGCGATCCAGTGTGAGGTAGTTGAGGCCCACGTCGTTGAGGAAGGTGAGCCGCTCGCGGATCTCC encodes the following:
- the uvrA gene encoding excinuclease ABC subunit UvrA, whose protein sequence is MDTIRIRGARTHNLKNIDLDLPRDRLIVITGLSGSGKSSLAFDTIYAEGQRRYVESLSAYARQFLSMMEKPDVDHIEGLSPAISIEQKSTSHNPRSTVGTITEVYDYLRLLYARVGTPRCPDHGIPLEAQTVSQMVDATLALDPEKRWMLLAPVIRERKGEHVQVFEQLRAQGFVRARVDGAVYDLDAVPPLGLRIKHTIEAVIDRFRPRDDIKQRLAESFETALRLGDGLVILADMDDASAKEQLYSSRYSCPVCDYSLPELEPRLFSFNSPVGACPTCDGLGVTQVFDPARVVGHPELPLSAGAIRGWDRRNPHYFQMLQSLATHYGFDVDTAWVDLPNATQQAILYGSGKQKIAFRYLTERGGRVTREHTFEGILPNLERRYKETESNAVREELAKYISDHPCPECEGQRLNRSARNVFVADHALPALTNRSIDDALAFFADLTLAGWRGEIAAKIVKEIRERLTFLNDVGLNYLTLDRQADSLSGGEAQRIRLASQIGAGLVGVMYVLDEPSIGLHQRDNERLLGTLTRLRDLGNTVIVVEHDEDAIRMADHVLDIGPGAGVHGGEVVAQGTVKDILASRRSVTGQFLSGARAIEVPKQRRQPNDDAYWLRLHGASGNNLKNVDLAIPAGLFTCVTGVSGSGKSTLINDTLFRLAAAELNGAGTQPAPFKSVEGLQLFDKVVDIDQSPIGRTPRSNPATYTGLFTPLRELFAQVPEARARGYEPGRFSFNVRGGRCEACEGDGMIKVEMHFLPDVYVPCDVCHGKRYNRETLEIHYKGHTIADVLGMTVEDALKLFENVPVIARKLDTLRAVGLDYIKLGQSATTLSGGEAQRVKLSKELSKRDTGNTLYILDEPTTGLHFHDIEQLLDVLHQLVDQGNTVVVIEHNLDVIKTADWLVDLGPEGGAGGGRILVAGTPEAVAATPGSHTGHFLAPHLKPARPAAAKRTKNTLKHIASADKHKPMRGKKKSS